A stretch of the Sphingosinithalassobacter tenebrarum genome encodes the following:
- a CDS encoding FCD domain-containing protein, protein MPLLTKVPRKRGVNLVTATTATLREHIFANESGTLLGSLHQLARDLEVGIVTLQQAARVLEHEGVLEVRRGPGGGYYGTRPDDAALERAMDAYLRVHPATYDEALDVTSLLFNELVAAAARCDDAAVRAALSTIAEQFDETKLDQAALGVLEIEFQERLFQMVRRPLFEMLTRVTLHYATSRSAPSVHHLHSDVRRWCAGRRAIIAAIIDGDEALARFEANRQNRRIVRQHLEGMAGAETINTS, encoded by the coding sequence ATGCCCCTTCTCACCAAGGTACCGCGCAAACGCGGCGTCAATCTTGTCACCGCGACGACAGCGACGCTGCGCGAGCATATCTTCGCAAACGAATCGGGCACGCTTCTCGGCTCGCTTCACCAGCTCGCGCGCGATCTGGAAGTGGGCATCGTCACGCTGCAACAGGCCGCGCGCGTGCTCGAGCATGAAGGCGTCCTGGAGGTCCGGCGCGGCCCTGGCGGCGGCTATTACGGGACCCGGCCTGACGATGCCGCGCTCGAACGCGCGATGGACGCCTATCTGCGCGTCCACCCCGCCACCTATGACGAAGCGCTCGATGTGACCTCGCTGCTGTTCAACGAGCTCGTCGCCGCCGCCGCCCGCTGCGATGATGCGGCGGTGCGCGCGGCCCTTTCCACGATCGCAGAGCAATTCGACGAAACGAAACTCGATCAGGCGGCACTCGGCGTGCTCGAGATCGAATTTCAGGAACGGCTCTTCCAGATGGTGCGGCGCCCGCTGTTCGAAATGCTCACCCGCGTAACGCTACATTATGCGACCAGCCGCAGCGCCCCGTCGGTGCATCACCTTCACAGCGACGTGAGGCGATGGTGCGCGGGTCGCAGAGCGATCATCGCCGCGATCATCGACGGCGATGAAGCGCTGGCCCGGTTCGAGGCGAACCGCCAGAACCGCAGGATTGTCCGCCAGCACCTCGAAGGCATGGCGGGCGCGGAGACGATCAATACATCCTGA
- a CDS encoding carboxymuconolactone decarboxylase family protein, with translation MPMLDPADRSQTGLDTEARSTGRDPVQPKTLLEESWRDFVWAEVWTRPGLPLRARYLVAMATAATCNLEDGQIDDFVRGALTNKELTLAELREAALHLAVYAGWGNGGRLDRAVTRVAEELGLPPAEVPPIRGEAWDPQERNDEGHAEFDKVMLFPPGPPKTPYLQGINNFVFGEMWRRRGLDEPSRRWITLVGVCESGAEIPIRSHIHAAMASGNCQPDEMLEFVLQYGTHAGWPKASRMQMVILEMIDKVAKGLPWHAPKA, from the coding sequence ATGCCAATGCTCGACCCCGCCGACCGGTCGCAAACCGGCCTCGACACCGAAGCCAGATCGACCGGGCGCGACCCGGTCCAGCCGAAGACTTTGCTCGAGGAGAGCTGGCGCGACTTTGTCTGGGCGGAAGTATGGACGCGCCCCGGATTGCCGCTACGCGCGCGCTATCTGGTCGCGATGGCGACCGCCGCGACGTGCAATCTGGAAGACGGCCAGATCGACGATTTCGTGCGCGGCGCGCTGACCAACAAGGAACTGACGCTCGCCGAACTGCGCGAAGCAGCCTTGCATCTCGCCGTCTATGCCGGATGGGGCAATGGCGGGCGGCTCGACCGCGCCGTCACCCGCGTCGCCGAGGAACTGGGCCTGCCGCCCGCCGAGGTGCCGCCGATCCGCGGCGAAGCCTGGGACCCGCAGGAGCGCAACGACGAGGGTCACGCCGAATTCGACAAGGTGATGCTGTTTCCGCCCGGGCCGCCCAAGACGCCGTATCTGCAGGGGATCAACAATTTCGTCTTTGGCGAAATGTGGCGCCGTCGCGGGCTCGACGAGCCTTCGCGTCGCTGGATCACGCTGGTCGGCGTGTGCGAGTCCGGGGCCGAAATCCCGATCCGCAGCCATATCCACGCGGCGATGGCGAGCGGCAATTGCCAGCCCGACGAGATGCTCGAATTCGTGCTGCAATATGGCACCCATGCCGGCTGGCCCAAGGCGTCGCGGATGCAGATGGTCATCCTAGAAATGATCGACAAGGTTGCCAAGGGCCTGCCCTGGCACGCCCCGAAAGCATGA
- a CDS encoding aldehyde dehydrogenase family protein, which produces MAFQSPDQSRLPTAATVIGDSQPQGGGAKYAHIYPATGEVTSEFHLSDASDVAKAVAAAQAAFPEWRAMTGDKRRNLMFKLAALIEERAEEMTPLLSYENGSILLAGPHMSADAAQKFRYFGGWADKIEGRAIDTWGGPAHDYVRYEPYGVVGAIVPWNGPLFAATMIMAPALAAGNCVVLKAPENAPYSLMKLVEIIRDAGFPPGVVNLVTGGPDVGEAMVGHPGIGKIEFIGSGGTARKILAKASETLKPIGLELGGKSAVLVFADADLQAAAKRGLAGAVSANGQGCVNGTRLLVERSVYEPYLQMLQAMAGYVKVGDPLAQDTVMGPVISDTALDRIQSMVEGGKSDGARVVVGGERLDGEHKDGFFLPITVLADVSPESHIAKNEVFGPVLVVTPFDSEEEAVALANDSDYGLGAYIHTTNLARGHRVANRMMAGQVQVNGSGEAMTPCVPFGGMKHSGHGRLGGIEGLREFQQVRNVWINLQD; this is translated from the coding sequence ATGGCGTTTCAGAGCCCCGATCAGTCGCGTCTGCCGACCGCCGCCACGGTGATCGGCGACAGCCAGCCGCAGGGCGGCGGCGCGAAATATGCGCATATCTATCCCGCCACCGGCGAAGTGACTTCCGAATTTCACCTGTCGGACGCAAGCGACGTCGCCAAGGCAGTCGCGGCGGCGCAGGCGGCATTCCCCGAATGGCGCGCGATGACCGGCGACAAGCGCCGCAACCTGATGTTCAAACTCGCTGCGCTGATCGAGGAGCGCGCCGAGGAAATGACGCCGCTGCTCTCCTATGAGAACGGGTCGATCCTGCTCGCCGGGCCGCATATGAGCGCCGACGCGGCGCAGAAATTCCGCTATTTCGGCGGCTGGGCCGACAAGATCGAAGGGCGCGCGATCGACACCTGGGGCGGCCCCGCGCATGACTATGTCCGTTACGAACCCTATGGCGTGGTCGGCGCGATCGTGCCGTGGAACGGGCCGCTTTTCGCTGCCACGATGATCATGGCCCCGGCGCTGGCGGCGGGCAATTGCGTTGTGCTGAAAGCGCCCGAGAACGCGCCCTATTCGCTGATGAAGCTGGTCGAGATCATTCGCGACGCGGGCTTCCCGCCGGGCGTCGTCAATCTCGTCACCGGCGGGCCCGATGTCGGCGAGGCGATGGTCGGCCATCCCGGCATCGGCAAGATCGAATTCATCGGATCGGGCGGCACCGCGCGCAAGATTTTGGCCAAAGCCTCCGAGACGCTCAAGCCCATCGGGCTCGAACTCGGCGGCAAATCTGCGGTGCTCGTCTTCGCCGACGCGGACCTTCAGGCGGCCGCCAAGCGCGGACTTGCCGGGGCGGTCAGCGCCAACGGGCAGGGCTGCGTCAACGGCACGCGGCTGCTGGTCGAACGTTCGGTGTACGAGCCCTATCTGCAGATGCTGCAGGCGATGGCGGGATACGTAAAGGTCGGCGATCCGCTGGCGCAGGACACGGTGATGGGGCCGGTGATTTCGGACACCGCGCTCGATCGCATCCAGTCGATGGTCGAAGGCGGCAAATCGGACGGCGCGCGCGTCGTGGTCGGCGGCGAGCGGCTGGACGGCGAGCATAAGGACGGCTTTTTCCTGCCGATCACCGTCCTCGCCGATGTTTCTCCCGAAAGCCATATCGCGAAGAACGAAGTCTTCGGGCCGGTGCTGGTCGTGACGCCGTTCGATAGCGAGGAAGAGGCAGTCGCGCTGGCCAATGACAGCGATTACGGGCTCGGCGCCTATATCCACACCACCAATCTCGCGCGCGGCCATCGTGTCGCCAACCGGATGATGGCGGGCCAGGTTCAGGTCAACGGATCGGGCGAGGCGATGACACCCTGCGTGCCGTTTGGCGGCATGAAGCATAGCGGTCACGGCCGGCTCGGCGGGATCGAGGGGCTGCGCGAGTTTCAGCAGGTCCGCAACGTCTGGATCAACCTGCAGGACTGA
- a CDS encoding Lrp/AsnC family transcriptional regulator, translating to MPDNLDRYERSILRLLQEDCSRSTAEIAESVGLSASPCWRRIDRMERDGIISRRVALVDRQKVGMNAQVFAQVKLNAHGRAHLEEFSAAIRGFPEVLECYVLMGPVDFMLRIVTRDIEAYERFFFDKLSALPGVQEINSTMALSEIKATTALPL from the coding sequence ATGCCTGATAACCTCGATAGATACGAACGATCCATTCTGAGATTGCTGCAGGAGGATTGCTCGCGCTCGACTGCCGAGATTGCCGAGTCGGTGGGGCTTTCCGCCTCGCCCTGCTGGCGGCGGATCGACCGGATGGAGCGCGACGGCATCATCAGCCGTCGCGTCGCGCTGGTCGACCGGCAGAAGGTCGGGATGAACGCCCAGGTCTTCGCGCAAGTGAAGCTCAACGCGCATGGCCGGGCGCATCTGGAGGAATTCAGCGCGGCGATCCGGGGCTTTCCCGAAGTACTCGAATGCTATGTGCTGATGGGACCGGTTGATTTCATGTTGCGCATCGTGACGCGCGACATCGAGGCCTATGAACGCTTCTTCTTCGACAAATTGTCGGCGCTGCCGGGCGTGCAGGAGATCAATTCGACGATGGCGCTTTCGGAAATCAAGGCAACCACGGCGCTGCCGCTCTAG
- a CDS encoding YkvI family membrane protein yields the protein MSAGAAGASWFQRFLLPGFALKAFIIGGGYATGRELAEYFLASGPLGGLAGMILAMCLWSLIAAVTFAFAQMTHAYDYRAFFMRLLGPGWRVFELAYLIFIVLVLAVFGATAGAIGEAMLGWPSFIGAALLAIAILLVTAFGEATVERLFKFASIALYGVYAAFLILGLSSFGDRILAGFETPAPAEGWLTGGLTYASYNIVGAVVILPVLRHLTGRRDALIAGALAGPLAMLPAILFFICMVGFYPEIGSETLPSDYLLSRLNAPAFHWLFQGMIFIALLESGVSAVHSINERVAGIFESRGRGFGVGPRALLGGLLLLGCMFVADRVGLVALIAGGYRLLAALFLIVFVLPVLTLGTARLLRAPASPSEKVVA from the coding sequence GTGAGCGCGGGGGCGGCGGGAGCGAGCTGGTTTCAGCGTTTCCTGCTGCCCGGTTTCGCGCTGAAGGCGTTCATCATCGGCGGCGGCTATGCCACCGGACGCGAACTCGCCGAATATTTCCTCGCCAGCGGGCCGCTGGGCGGGCTGGCGGGCATGATCCTGGCGATGTGCCTGTGGAGCCTGATCGCCGCCGTCACCTTCGCCTTTGCCCAGATGACGCATGCCTATGACTATCGCGCTTTCTTCATGCGGCTGCTCGGCCCCGGGTGGCGCGTGTTCGAGCTTGCCTATCTCATTTTTATCGTGCTGGTGCTGGCCGTGTTCGGCGCCACCGCGGGCGCGATCGGCGAAGCGATGCTCGGCTGGCCTAGCTTCATCGGCGCGGCGCTGCTCGCAATCGCGATCCTGCTGGTCACTGCGTTCGGCGAAGCCACGGTCGAGCGGCTCTTCAAATTCGCGTCGATCGCGCTCTACGGCGTTTATGCCGCGTTCCTGATTCTCGGCCTGTCCAGCTTCGGCGATCGAATCCTTGCCGGGTTCGAAACGCCCGCGCCCGCCGAGGGCTGGCTCACCGGCGGGCTCACCTATGCCAGCTACAATATCGTGGGCGCGGTCGTGATCCTGCCTGTGCTGCGTCACCTGACCGGCAGGCGCGACGCGCTGATCGCGGGCGCGCTGGCGGGGCCGCTGGCGATGCTGCCGGCGATCCTGTTCTTCATCTGCATGGTGGGTTTCTATCCCGAGATCGGGTCCGAGACATTGCCGTCCGATTATCTGCTCAGCCGCCTGAATGCGCCTGCCTTTCACTGGCTGTTTCAGGGGATGATCTTCATCGCGCTGCTCGAAAGCGGCGTCAGCGCCGTCCATTCGATCAACGAGCGCGTCGCGGGGATATTCGAAAGCCGGGGGCGCGGTTTCGGCGTCGGGCCGCGCGCGCTGCTCGGCGGGCTGCTGCTGCTCGGCTGCATGTTCGTCGCCGATCGCGTCGGCCTCGTGGCGTTGATCGCCGGCGGCTATCGGTTGCTTGCCGCGCTGTTTCTCATCGTCTTCGTCTTGCCGGTGCTCACCCTCGGAACTGCCCGCCTTTTGCGAGCACCGGCATCCCCTTCCGAAAAGGTCGTCGCATGA
- a CDS encoding serine hydrolase: protein MIQTLRRVVALPALILAALPGVALADPPAGFVEHVEQLRQRSGSPGIAIAIVEHGEPVLVRGWGVRETGKPAPVDADTLFQIGSSGKAFTVAALALLVDRGQLGWDDKVIDHMPWFRMYDPWVTNEMTVRDLLTHRSGLGLGQGDLLFVPRASLSREETVRRLRYMKPATSFRSAYAYDNILYTAAGQLIEEVTGKRWESFIVDELLRPAGMDRATATNESRLATANRAHPHARVSGVIRGDGPITALDEREVYISANAAPAGGLALSAEELARWLQIQLGHGALPEGGRLYSEAAAKEMWAPVTPMPLPAWPAPIDAARPSYNSYALGWTVEDYHGVRVIEHGGGVYGSITMVVLLPDQDVGFAIVVNSEESELRRGLMYELLDHYTGREPVDWYGRFDQFMNAMVAGGKAALEGAHGDAAPVGPSLSLDRYVGTYHDPWYGDVVVGRDGAGLTIDFTTTPDMAGRLEHYQYDSFVTRFSDTGIENAVVTFQLNDDGSVDRVKMRAESPIADFSYDYRDLDLRPVESE from the coding sequence ATGATCCAGACCCTCCGCCGCGTGGTGGCATTGCCCGCTCTGATCCTCGCCGCGCTGCCGGGCGTGGCGCTGGCCGATCCGCCCGCCGGCTTTGTCGAGCATGTCGAGCAATTGCGCCAGCGCAGCGGCTCGCCCGGCATCGCCATCGCCATCGTCGAACATGGCGAGCCGGTGCTGGTGCGCGGCTGGGGCGTGCGCGAGACCGGCAAGCCCGCGCCGGTCGATGCCGACACGCTGTTCCAGATCGGATCGTCGGGAAAGGCCTTCACCGTCGCCGCGCTCGCGCTGCTGGTTGATCGCGGGCAGCTCGGCTGGGATGACAAGGTGATCGATCACATGCCCTGGTTCCGCATGTACGATCCCTGGGTGACCAACGAAATGACGGTGCGCGACCTGCTCACCCATCGCAGCGGCCTCGGGCTGGGGCAGGGTGATCTCTTGTTCGTGCCGCGCGCATCACTTTCGCGTGAGGAGACGGTGCGCAGGCTGCGCTACATGAAGCCCGCGACGAGCTTCCGTTCGGCCTATGCCTATGACAATATCCTCTACACCGCCGCCGGGCAGCTGATCGAGGAAGTGACCGGCAAGCGCTGGGAAAGCTTCATTGTAGACGAACTGCTGCGCCCGGCCGGGATGGACCGCGCGACTGCGACCAACGAATCCAGGCTCGCCACCGCCAATCGTGCGCACCCGCATGCGCGGGTCAGCGGCGTGATCCGGGGCGACGGGCCGATCACCGCGCTCGATGAGCGCGAGGTCTATATCAGCGCCAACGCCGCGCCCGCCGGCGGGCTCGCGCTGAGCGCCGAAGAACTTGCCCGCTGGCTCCAGATCCAGCTCGGCCACGGGGCGCTGCCCGAAGGCGGCCGCCTCTACAGCGAAGCGGCGGCGAAGGAGATGTGGGCGCCGGTCACGCCGATGCCGCTGCCCGCATGGCCCGCGCCGATCGACGCGGCGCGCCCGAGCTACAACAGCTATGCGCTCGGCTGGACCGTCGAGGATTATCACGGCGTCCGGGTGATCGAGCATGGCGGCGGCGTGTACGGATCGATCACGATGGTCGTGCTGCTGCCCGATCAGGATGTCGGTTTCGCGATCGTCGTCAACTCCGAGGAATCGGAGCTGCGTCGTGGCCTGATGTACGAGTTGCTCGATCATTACACGGGGCGCGAGCCGGTCGATTGGTATGGCCGTTTCGACCAGTTCATGAACGCGATGGTCGCGGGCGGGAAAGCCGCGCTCGAAGGCGCGCATGGCGATGCCGCTCCGGTCGGTCCTTCACTGTCGCTCGATCGCTATGTCGGCACGTATCACGATCCCTGGTATGGCGATGTCGTGGTCGGCCGCGACGGCGCGGGACTGACGATCGATTTCACCACCACGCCGGATATGGCCGGACGGCTGGAACATTATCAGTATGACAGCTTTGTCACGCGCTTCAGCGATACCGGCATCGAGAACGCCGTCGTCACCTTCCAGCTCAACGATGACGGCTCGGTCGATCGCGTGAAGATGCGTGCCGAAAGCCCGATCGCCGATTTCAGCTATGACTATCGCGATCTCGATCTGCGCCCCGTGGAGTCCGAATGA
- a CDS encoding membrane dipeptidase gives MMKARTATFAALLLAGCATTPSKTSADVSRDQARAVHDRLLVLDTHLDTPMHFQRPGWDFGAPHDPATDLVQVDMVRMEAGDLDGGFFVIYTDQGPLTGQGYADALAFARARSDLIDSTLAKYPERIVPVTTAEEARAAAAQDKLIAFKSIENSYPLGLDLSHMKEFYDRGVRLMGPVHGANNQFADSATDDPHWNGLSSLGRQWLAEANRLGIVVDASHASDAAFDQMLALSTAPLLLSHSSARWAHDAPRNLDDARIRALAAKGGAICVSTIYLSDMHLEGERAELFEQYEHMESMTPAQQADLARRWRALDAEQPLWDADFETYMEQVLHVIDVAGVDHVCFAGDWDGGGGVTGFNDISALPLVTQRLLDAGYSEADLAKMWGGNVLRIVAAAQAAAE, from the coding sequence ATGATGAAAGCCCGTACCGCCACCTTCGCCGCGCTGCTGCTCGCAGGCTGTGCCACGACGCCGTCGAAGACTTCCGCCGACGTTTCGCGCGATCAGGCGCGGGCAGTGCACGATCGGCTGCTCGTGCTCGACACGCATCTCGACACGCCGATGCATTTTCAGCGGCCCGGTTGGGATTTCGGGGCGCCGCACGATCCGGCCACCGATCTGGTGCAGGTCGACATGGTGCGGATGGAGGCAGGCGATCTCGATGGCGGCTTTTTCGTCATCTATACCGATCAGGGGCCGTTGACCGGGCAGGGCTATGCCGATGCGCTGGCATTCGCGCGCGCGCGGTCGGATCTGATCGACAGCACGCTGGCGAAATACCCGGAACGCATCGTTCCGGTGACGACCGCAGAGGAAGCGCGCGCCGCCGCCGCCCAGGATAAGCTGATCGCGTTCAAGAGCATCGAGAACAGCTATCCGCTGGGGCTCGACCTTTCGCATATGAAGGAATTTTACGATCGCGGCGTGCGGTTGATGGGGCCGGTTCACGGCGCCAACAATCAGTTCGCCGACAGCGCGACCGACGATCCCCACTGGAACGGTCTCAGCTCGCTCGGGCGGCAATGGCTGGCCGAGGCGAACCGGCTGGGCATCGTCGTCGATGCCAGCCATGCCTCCGACGCGGCGTTCGACCAGATGCTCGCCCTGTCGACCGCGCCGCTGCTGCTTTCGCATTCGAGCGCGCGCTGGGCGCATGACGCGCCGCGCAATCTCGATGACGCCCGCATTCGCGCGCTGGCGGCGAAGGGCGGCGCGATCTGCGTCAGCACCATCTATCTTTCGGACATGCATCTCGAGGGCGAGCGTGCCGAGCTGTTCGAGCAATATGAGCATATGGAGTCGATGACGCCCGCGCAGCAGGCCGACCTCGCCCGGCGCTGGCGTGCGCTCGACGCGGAACAGCCGCTCTGGGACGCCGATTTCGAAACCTATATGGAGCAGGTGCTGCATGTGATCGACGTCGCGGGTGTCGACCATGTCTGCTTCGCCGGCGACTGGGACGGCGGGGGCGGCGTGACCGGATTCAACGATATCAGCGCGCTGCCTCTGGTGACCCAGCGCCTGCTCGATGCCGGCTACAGCGAAGCGGATCTCGCAAAGATGTGGGGCGGCAACGTGCTGCGCATCGTCGCGGCGGCGCAGGCGGCGGCCGAATGA
- a CDS encoding Glu/Leu/Phe/Val family dehydrogenase, with translation MMVMTHGDRALPPERVCSVEDARSGLRGVIVIHSTALGPAAGGCRFWTYDSPDAATEDAMRLAEGMAYKNAVAGLPLGGGKAVLRMPEPPFSRGELFAAFGRAVQALDGEYVTAEDVGTSVEDMEAVARETRHVAGLPPREGRPGGDPSPWTARGVFEAMRVAARARLGRELSDCTVAVQGLGHVGAGLTRLLHAAGARLIVADPKPGIAAKVAVECDAEIMSKDAIVDARADIFAPCALGGVLNRQSVSRLHARLVCGAANNQLADESVAALLADRDILYAPDYVVNAGGIISVAAEYLGWEADAVQRRVGETGMRLQRVFDEAERSGRTPADAADTLARRIIAQGGADAAVAA, from the coding sequence ATGATGGTTATGACGCATGGCGACCGGGCATTGCCGCCCGAACGTGTCTGTTCCGTGGAAGACGCAAGATCGGGTCTGCGCGGCGTGATCGTGATTCACTCGACAGCGCTCGGACCGGCGGCGGGCGGATGCCGGTTCTGGACCTATGACAGCCCCGATGCGGCGACCGAGGACGCGATGCGCCTCGCCGAAGGAATGGCGTACAAGAACGCGGTCGCCGGGTTGCCGCTGGGCGGAGGCAAGGCCGTGCTGCGCATGCCCGAACCGCCATTCAGCCGTGGCGAGCTGTTCGCGGCGTTCGGTCGCGCGGTGCAGGCGCTCGACGGCGAATATGTCACTGCCGAGGACGTCGGAACCAGCGTCGAGGACATGGAAGCGGTCGCGCGCGAAACGCGCCATGTCGCGGGCCTGCCGCCGCGCGAAGGGCGGCCGGGGGGCGATCCGTCGCCGTGGACGGCGCGCGGCGTGTTCGAAGCCATGCGTGTGGCGGCGCGTGCCCGGCTGGGACGCGAGCTTTCCGACTGCACCGTGGCGGTGCAGGGGCTGGGCCATGTCGGGGCGGGCCTGACGCGGTTGCTCCATGCTGCCGGCGCGCGGCTGATCGTCGCCGACCCCAAGCCGGGCATCGCGGCGAAGGTCGCAGTCGAATGCGACGCCGAAATCATGTCGAAGGATGCGATCGTCGATGCGCGTGCCGACATCTTCGCGCCCTGCGCGCTGGGCGGCGTGCTGAACCGGCAAAGCGTATCGCGGCTGCACGCGCGGCTCGTCTGCGGCGCTGCGAACAATCAGCTCGCCGACGAAAGCGTCGCCGCGCTGCTCGCCGATCGCGATATCCTTTATGCGCCCGATTATGTCGTCAATGCCGGGGGTATCATCAGCGTCGCGGCGGAATATCTCGGCTGGGAAGCGGACGCGGTTCAGCGCCGGGTTGGCGAGACGGGGATGCGGCTGCAGCGCGTTTTCGACGAAGCCGAACGTTCCGGCCGGACCCCTGCCGATGCCGCCGATACGCTGGCACGCCGCATCATTGCGCAGGGAGGGGCGGATGCTGCGGTCGCGGCATGA
- a CDS encoding SDR family NAD(P)-dependent oxidoreductase produces the protein MNTDMNGKVALVTGAASGLGRQTALTLAAAGADLWLVDVNADDLAETVPMLADSGREVGSETADLSDPAACAAVVAKAVAKFGRLDALCNIAGVIYLANSADMPIDLYRRTISVNLDAPFLLSQAAIPHLLESDGAIVNVASSASYIGEAYAAAYCASKWGIVGMTKAMAMEFQKKSIRINAVAPGGMITNIAKNFRPPENADFDLIKRFSGMRGTVEVADVADMILMLASPAGRGFHGSCLSIDKGITAG, from the coding sequence ATGAATACCGATATGAACGGCAAGGTCGCGCTGGTCACCGGCGCGGCATCGGGCCTCGGCCGCCAGACGGCGCTGACGCTGGCGGCGGCGGGCGCCGATCTCTGGCTGGTCGATGTCAATGCCGACGATCTGGCCGAAACCGTTCCGATGCTCGCCGATAGCGGGCGCGAAGTGGGCAGCGAGACGGCGGACCTTTCCGATCCGGCGGCCTGCGCGGCGGTGGTCGCGAAGGCCGTTGCGAAGTTCGGCAGGCTCGATGCGCTGTGCAACATTGCGGGCGTCATCTATCTCGCCAATTCGGCCGACATGCCGATCGACCTTTATCGCCGGACGATTTCGGTTAATCTCGACGCGCCCTTCCTCCTCTCGCAGGCGGCAATCCCGCATCTGCTCGAAAGCGACGGCGCGATCGTCAATGTCGCGTCCTCGGCCTCCTATATCGGCGAAGCCTATGCCGCCGCCTATTGCGCGAGCAAATGGGGCATTGTCGGCATGACCAAGGCGATGGCGATGGAATTTCAGAAGAAATCCATCCGCATCAACGCTGTCGCGCCGGGCGGGATGATCACCAATATCGCGAAGAATTTCCGCCCGCCCGAAAATGCCGATTTCGATCTGATCAAGCGTTTCTCGGGCATGCGCGGCACGGTGGAGGTCGCGGACGTCGCCGACATGATCCTGATGCTCGCATCGCCCGCCGGGCGCGGCTTTCACGGATCGTGCCTGTCGATCGACAAGGGGATCACCGCCGGATGA
- a CDS encoding DUF1611 domain-containing protein yields the protein MNAPFQSRTAEPLALPQPYLLFLGDTQNPQFAKTAFGLRDWAGELCIGEYGVAGCGVSTGLPAMTPRQAREAGARALVIGVANQGGIINADWVPALVAALEAGLDLVSGLHARLADVPALVAAARENGRQLIDIRTPPPGIPVATGRKRSGKRLLTVGTDCALGKKYTALSLWRAFQARGIDTDFRATGQTGIMIAGSGIPMDAVVADFEAGAAEILSPDADPAHWDVIEGQGSLFHPAYSPVSLGLLHGSQPDVFVVCHSPGRTHIVGLETFPLPDIEAVIELTLMLGKRTNPAIRCGGIALNTSDMTEEAALAHIAAETERLGLPAADPIRGGAAFDALVESCLGAA from the coding sequence ATGAACGCACCGTTTCAAAGCCGAACCGCGGAACCGCTGGCATTGCCGCAGCCCTATCTGCTCTTCCTCGGGGACACGCAAAATCCACAGTTCGCCAAGACGGCGTTCGGATTGCGCGACTGGGCGGGTGAGCTGTGCATCGGCGAATATGGTGTCGCGGGGTGCGGCGTCTCAACGGGGCTGCCCGCCATGACGCCGCGGCAGGCGCGCGAAGCCGGTGCCCGCGCGCTGGTGATCGGCGTCGCCAATCAGGGCGGTATCATCAATGCCGACTGGGTGCCGGCCCTGGTCGCGGCGCTGGAGGCCGGGCTCGATCTGGTGAGCGGGCTGCACGCCCGGCTCGCCGATGTCCCCGCGCTGGTCGCGGCGGCGCGCGAAAACGGCCGCCAGCTGATCGATATCCGCACGCCGCCGCCCGGCATCCCGGTCGCCACCGGGCGCAAGCGCAGCGGCAAGCGGTTGCTGACCGTCGGCACCGACTGCGCGCTGGGCAAGAAATATACGGCGCTGTCGCTGTGGCGGGCCTTTCAGGCGCGCGGCATCGACACCGATTTCCGTGCCACGGGGCAGACCGGCATCATGATTGCCGGTTCGGGCATTCCGATGGATGCGGTGGTCGCCGATTTCGAAGCCGGAGCCGCCGAAATCCTGTCGCCCGACGCCGATCCAGCGCATTGGGACGTGATCGAGGGGCAAGGGTCGTTGTTTCACCCCGCCTATTCGCCGGTGTCACTGGGGCTGCTTCACGGTAGTCAGCCCGATGTGTTCGTCGTGTGTCACAGCCCGGGCCGTACCCATATCGTCGGGCTGGAGACGTTTCCGCTGCCCGATATCGAGGCGGTGATCGAACTGACCCTGATGCTCGGCAAGCGGACAAATCCGGCAATTCGCTGCGGCGGGATAGCGCTCAACACCAGCGACATGACCGAGGAAGCGGCACTCGCGCATATCGCGGCCGAAACCGAGCGGCTCGGTCTGCCCGCCGCCGATCCCATCCGCGGCGGCGCGGCGTTCGATGCGCTGGTCGAATCCTGCCTGGGGGCGGCGTGA